In Nodosilinea sp. PGN35, the genomic stretch GGTCGAGAGGGCCGCCACCCGCCGTACCGGCACCTCAATCACCTGGGCAGATTCAAAGCGGGGGGGCACGGGGGTGCCACACTGCACCAGGACGTAGGTAAACGCGCTGTCGGCATCCTGCCAGGGGGAATGCACCGTCACCACCTTGTAGTGGCGGTGATACGCCACCGCAAACCCCTTGGCGTAGGTTGGCTCCACCTGGTCAGGAAAATAGTCCTCGGTCGGATCGTAGGTGGTGACACAGTCCGCTGCCTGAGCCGTTGTGTCAACGGTGCCGGGGGCCGGTTGGGTCAGCGGGCACCCCCCTAGGGTCAGGGCGACCGCCGCGAACCCCAGCAGTTGACCGGCTGCCCTGAGGGGGACGGGAAGAGGAACAGGGACGATTGGTCTGAGCAAGGGCATGGGGGGCAAGCTTGCGGGGGGAGGTTGGGGTGGAGCTAGGGGGCTCCCTTCCTGGGAGACCTGGGCTGAGTCTGTCGAAGCGGGCGGGGTGGAGCCTCTTAGATATTGAGTATTCCTCATCAAAACTGACTGCGGAGCCCCACCTGAAAATTGCGCCCCAGGCCGGGGAAGCCAGGAAACTGCTCAAACTGGGTATTAAACAGGTTGTTGACGCTGGCGTTGACCGCCAGGGCCTGGCCCAGGGGTACCCGCAGCTTGACATCCAGGGTGGTGCGCCCCGCCAGCAACTCTTGGTTGGCGCGATCGACCAAGACATTGCTGATGCCGCGCACAAACAGCGCCCCGTAGAAGCCCTGGGGCGTTTCGTAGGCGAGGCCGAGGTTAAAGCTGTCGGCGTGGGTGAAGGGCAGCAGGTTGCCGCGATCGCTCGGGTTGGCGCTCTCGCGAATCCTGGGATTGTTCCAGGTGTAGTTGGCAAAGGCAAACAGGTTGTCCAACAGTTGATAGTTCAGCTCGGCCTCCAGACCGATGGCCTCGATCCGGCCAATGTTTTGGGGGGTGAAGGTGGCCAAATCAAAGCTGATGGCATCGCGAAGGTCGTTGCGGTAGGCGGTCAGGCGCAGCAGTCCGCGATCGCCCAACTGCTGATCGATGCCCACATCCAGGCTGAGCCCCGACTCGGGCGCGAGGTTGGGGTTGTTGAAGGGGGCAAAGAACAGGTCGGCCAGGGTGGGCACGCGGAAGTTGCGGGCCAGGTTGGCGCGCAGGTTGGTGGTCTCGGTGAGCTGCACCCGTGAGCCCAAATTAAACGAGGTAAAGGAACCCCCAACCAGGTTGTTGAAGTCCTGGCGCACCCCCACATTCGCGCTAAAGCCGGGGGTGACATCGGCCTGGTAGCGGGCGAATAGTCCGGCCTGGGCGATGCCGCCCCGGTAGTTTTCGGTGAGGCTGTCGGTCCGCAAATTGAGGGTGGTGTTGTTGGCCACCACCTGGCGGTAGTCCACCCCGTAGGTGAGGTTTTGGTTGGGGGCCAGCTGCCAGGCGTGCTGCACCTGTGCCCCCACCGAGGATTGAGCCACCCGGTCGCGGGAGGGGGCAGCAAAGGGGCCATCGGCCACCGGATTGTTAAAGGTCAGGCTGAGCAGGTCGCCAAACAGGCGGGCGGTGAGGCGCGAGTCGTCGGCCAGGCCCAGGTTGGCTGTGTAGGTGAGGTCGAGGAGCCAGTTTTCGCTGTACTGGCGATCGTCGTCGGTCAGCGCGTTGAACCCGCCAGCGCTACTGCCCGGCACCGGCACGCCCCCCGGTGCCCCCAGATCTTTGCTGAGAAACAGCAGGCCAAACCGCAGTCGACTGCGATCGCCCAGGGTCGTTTCGGCACTCATATTGAGGTTGTTGTAGAGCACGTCGGCGTTGGTGCGCACGCCCTCAAACGCCGTCGAAGTCAGGCTGAAGGGGAAGGCATTGGCGGCGGCGGTGCGGTTGTAGCCCAGCGCCCAGCTCAGATCGTCCTCGCGGCCCCGCAGCTGAATCACCTGGTCGTTGAAGCCAAAGCTGCCCACCGCCGCCGTGGCCGCTGTCTCCAGGCCCGCCGCAGGGGGGCGACGGGTAATGATGTTGATCACGCCGCCCATGGCATTAGACCCGTAGAGCACCGAGCCACCGCCGGGCAGCACCTCAATCTGCTCTACCCCATCGGTGGTGAAGGTCGATAGGTCAAAGGCCCCAAAGGCCCCAATCTCATTCAGAGGCCGCCCATCCAGCAAAATCAGCGTCTGGGACGACACCCCACCCCGAATGAGCTGCCCGCTCGGAGCACCCAACTGCCCCCCGGCGGTGCCTTCACTCAGCACTCCCGGCAGATAGCGCAGAGCCTCACTCACCGTGCGCGCCCCCTGGGCCTCCATCTGCTGGCGGTTGATCACATACACCGGCTGGCTCGACTCCCTCACTGTGCCCTCCCGTCGGAATGGGGTGAAAACGGGCTGATCGAGAATTTCCCCGGTGACCGAAATCCGAATTCGGGGGGTGGTGTCCTCGGGGGGCTTGGGATCTGGAGCCGGGTCTAGCGGTGCGGCCTGTTTTCCCCGCCAGCGGTGCAGTTCCGCCCGCCGGTCGGCCAGGGCGGGTGGCTGAGGCCAGGCCAGCAGGGCCGCCTCGGTGGCGACGGTCTCCCCACCGGAGACCGTCGCCCCATCACCCGAAAGTTCATCTGCCAGTGGCGAGGGGGTGGGGCGGTCTGTCGAGGTGGCCTCGCCGCGTTCCAGAGGCTCGGCCCAGGCGGTTGCAGAGTCTGACCCGAGGCCAGCGATCCACAGCAGTAGGGCGATCGCACTCAGTTGAGTAGCGAAAAGTGGGGCAAAGCGTTTGATCGGTTCCATGGAAAAATGCCTGTGCTCAAGGGTTAGAAAAACAGCTCCCCAGGCGCAGCAAAATCCTGCACCCAATGGAGGTTCAGAAAAGTGAAGGAGGGGGCGATCGCAAATCAGAATCCGGCAATGCAAAGCACAATGAGCACCACCCCAGGGCAGTGCTAATAGCCGCAATCTGATTTACAAAACCGCAGGCAATGGCTCGGCAACAATGCCTGAGTGACAACCAATTCTTAGAACGGGAGCTGTGTAGGGACGCTCCTAGGGCAATACGATCGCGATCGCGCAACCATCAAAACAGTCATCATCCGTACCTCGCAGATGTTGTGGAATAGGGGTTAGTCATCGGCGGGCATTCTGACTTAGGCAAGCGGGTATCGAGTATTGGGTACTCGGTTTTGGGTAGAGCCGATTAGCTCAATCCCTGAAACCTGAACCCCAAAACCTGAAACCTCCCCTGCCAATACAGCTGCGGGACAGCGGCAGATTCTCACTGCTCTTTCCCCGTTTCCTCCAGCGGCTGCTCCCCGCTGGAACCGAATCAGACTGCAACATACCACACAATCCCCAGAGCAGCACGCCAGAAAGTTAATACAAAGCCTTGAACGAAATTGAATAAGGTTTACGGTGAACGGTGCAAGGTTTACGGTGAACGGTACAAGGTTTACGGTGAACGGTGCAAGGTTTACGGTGAACGGTGCAAGGTGTAGTCCTGAACCGTAGACCACGAACCGCAAACCCCTCAATATACCCCCCACCTCCTATAATCTGAAAATGATTATCATTCCATAAACGAGGTGTGGCTATGGTTGCTGCTGATACCCTGCATTCGGTGCCGGTGACCGTGCTCACGGGTTATTTAGGGGCGGGCAAGACCACGCTGCTCAACCGCATCCTCACCCATGAGCACGGCAAGAAAGTGGCGGTGATCGTCAACGAGTTTGGCGAGGTGGGCATTGACAACCAACTCGTGATCGACGCCGACGAAGAAATCTTTGAGATGAACAACGGCTGCATCTGCTGCACCGTGCGCGGCGACCTGATTCGCATCATCGGCAACCTGATGAAGCGCCGCGACAAGTTCGACCACCTGGTGATCGAGACCACGGGCCTGGCCGACCCCGCCCCGGTAATCCAGACCTTCTTTGTCGATGACGAGGTGCAAACCCAGGCCAGCCTGGATGCGGTGGTGACTGTGGTGGATGCGGCCCACATTGCCCAACACTGGGAGGCCGACGAAGCGATCGAGCAGATTGCCTTTGCCGACGTGATTTTGCTCAACAAAATTGACCTGGTGACCGAAGCTGAGCTAGCCGCCCTTGAGGAACGAATTCGCGGCATGAACGCGATCGCCAAACTCTACCGCACCCGCGACGCCCAGGTGGAGATGGACGCCATCCTCGGCGTCAGCGCCTTTGACCTGGGCAATGCCCTCCAGATCGACCCCGAGTTTCTCAACGAAACCGCCCACGAACACGACGAAACCGTCGGCTCCATCGCCCTGGTGGAATCAGGCGAGGTCGATGGCAACAAGCTCAACCGCTGGCTGGGAGCGCTACTGCGCGATCGCGGCCCCGATATCTTCCGCATGAAGGGCATCCTCAACATCGCTGGTGAAGACTGCCGCTTCGTCTTCCAGGGCGTGCACATGCTCTTCGACGGTCGCCAAGACCGCCCCTGGCGCGCAGGCGAAACCCGCAAAAACGAGCTGGTGTTTATTGGCAGGAACTTGGAGGGGATGGGGTTGGAGGAGGGGTTTAGGGGGTGTCTGGTGGGAGGGGTGTCGGGTGTCGGGTCTTAGGTTTTGGGTGGGGAGGGGTTGGATTGGCGGGCCTGGATCAGTCGGTTGAGCATGCGGGCGATGGCTGCGCAGTTTTGTTCGATGTGCTGGTATTGATCCGAGCTAGTGATTTGATAGACCCACACCGCTAGATCTTTGCCCTTCTCCCAAACTTTTAATTCCCGAAACTTTCCCACCTGCGAGTTCCCCATCCTACATCCTCAAGATTCCCCCCCTGACACCCAAAACCCGACACCCAACACCCAATCCCCCCCATGCCCAAACCCCTCCTCACCCCCACTTGGCAAACCCTGCTTGCTGACTACATCACCGCGATCGCCTGGCTGACCGACGGATCTCGATTGGCGGCTGGTTCGGCGGCGGGGGAGGTGGTTGTGTTTGACGCCAGGACAGGGGCATCGGTGGTGCTGCAAGCAAAGCAGGGCTTTTCGGTGGATGCGATCGCCTTCTCCTCGGATGGCCAATTCTTGGCAGCGGGGGGGCAAGATGGCGCGGTGAGAATTTGGTCGATGGTGGGAGATCCGCCGACGCTGGTGACTGAGCTGGAAAATTCTAGGGTGTGGGTGGATTGCTTGCAGTGGCATCCGCATCGGCCAGAGCTGGCGGTGGGACTGGGGCGCTACGCCCAGGTGTGGGATGCGGCAGGGCAAGCGGTAGTGGCGACGCTGAACTTTGAGGCGTCGTCGGTGCTGGATTTGGCCTGGCATCCCAGCGGTGACTTTTTGGTACTGGCGGGCAACCAGAGTGTGAAGACCTGGCGGCGAGAGGATTGGGATGACGATCCACTCATCCGAGAAACCGGTGGGGCCAGTGGGGCGATCGCCCTGTCCGCCGACGGTCAGTACCTGGCCTCGGGCAACAACGATCGCACCCTGCTGGTGTGGGCCTGGGACAACCCCTACCCCTGGCAGATGCAGGGGTTTCCGGGCAAGGTGCGGCAGCTGGCCTGGTCTACGGTCAAGGCCCAGGGGGGCGCACCCTTGCTAGCGTCGGCCAGTGCCGAGGGCGTGGTGGTGTGGGCGAAGGCCGAGGGTGAGACCGAGGGCTGGACTGCTAACGTGCTGGATCTGCACAGCGGGACGGTGCGGGCGTTGGCGAAGCCTCTCCGATGGAGAATTGCCTTTCAGCCCCAGTCCAAGCTGCTGGCCTCAGCCTCCGAGGATGGCTGGGTCTGTCTATGGCAGAACGCCACTCAGGCCGCCCAAATCCTGGAAGGCGCAGCGGACGGATTCTCAACCCTGGCCTGGTCGCCCCAGGGAAAGCACCTGGCAGCGGGGGGCCGTGGGGGCGAGGTGATGGTGTGGAGCCAGGGGTTGGCGGGGAAGGGGTTTGGGTAGGATTCGGGGGGTTTGGGTATTGGGTGTTGGGTGTCAGGTGTTGGGTGTCAGGTACCCGACACCCGACACCTAACACCTAACACCCCAATTACCCCTCACACCCCCCACAGACGCCGAAGAATTCCAGCGTGTGGTAGTAAATCCGGAACGAATTGGTTCCCTGGAGATGCGCCGCCAGTTCCTGCACCGGACAGGTCTCCACCGGCACCGAAACCCCGCACTGCAGGCAGGTGAGGTAGGGGTGGTCGTGTTCCACCACGCTATAGAGCGTTTCCCCGCTCAGGGTCACTCGGTGCTGCGCCAGCCCCAATAGCTTTAGGGCATCCAGCGCTCGGTAAACCGTGGCCAGCCCGATGGATTGCTGAGTGCCCATCACCCCATGGAGCGCCTGGGCCGAGAGCGGCTGGGGCTGCTGCCGTAGAGCCGCTAACACAGCCTGCTGCCCAGGGGTCAGACGGGGTGGAGGAGTAACGGTGGACACCACCGCACCAATTTCCTTGGCAAAAGGGTCGCGATCCATAGCAAGATAGGCTAAGATGCTCTGGAATGATAATCATTATCATATTGCAGCCCCATGGTTTTGTCTCCCCCACCGACTCCTACGCCAGAGATTGCAGCGGCTCCAGCCCAACAGGCTGGGGCGGTTTCAGAAAAGCCCCTGGTGCATCGCCCCCGCCGTCTGCGTCGGACAGATGCCCTGCGTCGCATGGTGCGCGAAACGGTGCTGACCGTAGATGACCTGATCTACCCCCTATTTG encodes the following:
- a CDS encoding TonB-dependent siderophore receptor yields the protein MEPIKRFAPLFATQLSAIALLLWIAGLGSDSATAWAEPLERGEATSTDRPTPSPLADELSGDGATVSGGETVATEAALLAWPQPPALADRRAELHRWRGKQAAPLDPAPDPKPPEDTTPRIRISVTGEILDQPVFTPFRREGTVRESSQPVYVINRQQMEAQGARTVSEALRYLPGVLSEGTAGGQLGAPSGQLIRGGVSSQTLILLDGRPLNEIGAFGAFDLSTFTTDGVEQIEVLPGGGSVLYGSNAMGGVINIITRRPPAAGLETAATAAVGSFGFNDQVIQLRGREDDLSWALGYNRTAAANAFPFSLTSTAFEGVRTNADVLYNNLNMSAETTLGDRSRLRFGLLFLSKDLGAPGGVPVPGSSAGGFNALTDDDRQYSENWLLDLTYTANLGLADDSRLTARLFGDLLSLTFNNPVADGPFAAPSRDRVAQSSVGAQVQHAWQLAPNQNLTYGVDYRQVVANNTTLNLRTDSLTENYRGGIAQAGLFARYQADVTPGFSANVGVRQDFNNLVGGSFTSFNLGSRVQLTETTNLRANLARNFRVPTLADLFFAPFNNPNLAPESGLSLDVGIDQQLGDRGLLRLTAYRNDLRDAISFDLATFTPQNIGRIEAIGLEAELNYQLLDNLFAFANYTWNNPRIRESANPSDRGNLLPFTHADSFNLGLAYETPQGFYGALFVRGISNVLVDRANQELLAGRTTLDVKLRVPLGQALAVNASVNNLFNTQFEQFPGFPGLGRNFQVGLRSQF
- a CDS encoding GTP-binding protein; translated protein: MVAADTLHSVPVTVLTGYLGAGKTTLLNRILTHEHGKKVAVIVNEFGEVGIDNQLVIDADEEIFEMNNGCICCTVRGDLIRIIGNLMKRRDKFDHLVIETTGLADPAPVIQTFFVDDEVQTQASLDAVVTVVDAAHIAQHWEADEAIEQIAFADVILLNKIDLVTEAELAALEERIRGMNAIAKLYRTRDAQVEMDAILGVSAFDLGNALQIDPEFLNETAHEHDETVGSIALVESGEVDGNKLNRWLGALLRDRGPDIFRMKGILNIAGEDCRFVFQGVHMLFDGRQDRPWRAGETRKNELVFIGRNLEGMGLEEGFRGCLVGGVSGVGS
- a CDS encoding WD40 repeat domain-containing protein — its product is MPKPLLTPTWQTLLADYITAIAWLTDGSRLAAGSAAGEVVVFDARTGASVVLQAKQGFSVDAIAFSSDGQFLAAGGQDGAVRIWSMVGDPPTLVTELENSRVWVDCLQWHPHRPELAVGLGRYAQVWDAAGQAVVATLNFEASSVLDLAWHPSGDFLVLAGNQSVKTWRREDWDDDPLIRETGGASGAIALSADGQYLASGNNDRTLLVWAWDNPYPWQMQGFPGKVRQLAWSTVKAQGGAPLLASASAEGVVVWAKAEGETEGWTANVLDLHSGTVRALAKPLRWRIAFQPQSKLLASASEDGWVCLWQNATQAAQILEGAADGFSTLAWSPQGKHLAAGGRGGEVMVWSQGLAGKGFG
- a CDS encoding Fur family transcriptional regulator; this encodes MDRDPFAKEIGAVVSTVTPPPRLTPGQQAVLAALRQQPQPLSAQALHGVMGTQQSIGLATVYRALDALKLLGLAQHRVTLSGETLYSVVEHDHPYLTCLQCGVSVPVETCPVQELAAHLQGTNSFRIYYHTLEFFGVCGGCEG